A single region of the Manihot esculenta cultivar AM560-2 chromosome 12, M.esculenta_v8, whole genome shotgun sequence genome encodes:
- the LOC110627908 gene encoding caffeoyl-CoA O-methyltransferase — protein MDSALKQRQEHQSGHQNLQQSPAIYKDILETDPELERKCILQSDALYEYILETSVYPREPQPLKELRELTANHPWHVVSTPADGGQFLNLLIKLINAKNTMEIGVYTGYSLLATALALPHDGKIMAMDINRENYELGLPVIEKAGVAHKIDFREGPALPVLDQLIQDGKYHETFDFIFVDADKDNYLNYHERNIELVKVGGIIGYDNTLWGGSVVAPPDAPLPKSIRAYLDYVLEFNKAVAADPRVEICQFPVGDGFTLCRRIS, from the exons ATGGATTCAGCACTGAAACAGCGACAAGAACACCAAAGTGGCCACCAAAACCTTCAACAGAGTCCTGCCATTTACAAG GATATTTTGGAAACTGACCCTGAACTAGAGCGCAAGTGTATCTTACAGAGTGATGCTCTTTATGAG TATATACTTGAAACTAGTGTGTATCCTAGGGAGCCTCAACCGTTGAAAGAGCTTCGAGAATTGACAGCAAATCATCCATG GCACGTAGTGAGCACTCCAGCTGATGGAGGGCAATTTTTGAACTTGCTTATTAAGCTCATCAATGCCAAGAACACTATGGAGATTGGTGTTTACACTGGCTACTCTCTTCTTGCCACTGCTCTTGCTCTTCCTCATGATGGCAAG ATAATGGCCATGGATATCAATCGTGAAAACTATGAATTGGGTCTGCCTGTGATTGAAAAAGCTGGTGTTGCTCACAAGATTGACTTCAGAGAAGGCCCTGCTCTTCCTGTTCTTGATCAATTGATCCAAGAT GGAAAATACCATGAGACGTTTGATTTTATCTTCGTGGATGCTGACAAAGACAATTACCTCAACTACCACGAGAGGAACATTGAACTTGTGAAGGTCGGAGGAATCATCGGCTACGACAACACCTTGTGGGGTGGTTCTGTGGTGGCACCTCCTGATGCGCCCCTGCCAAAATCTATCAGAGCCTACTTGGATTATGTGTTGGAGTTCAACAAGGCCGTGGCTGCCGATCCAAGGGTCGAAATTTGTCAATTCCCTGTCGGTGATGGGTTTACTTTATGCCGCCGCATTAGCTGA
- the LOC110627779 gene encoding mitochondrial import receptor subunit TOM7-1: MASRVSLKSKGKSSGGKGSKSMDEKSTAENLKEWSNWALKKAKVITHYGFIPLVIIIGMNSEPKPQLYQLLTPV; encoded by the coding sequence ATGGCGTCTAGGGTTTCGCTTAAGAGCAAAGGCAAGAGCAGCGGCGGAAAGGGATCAAAGAGCATGGATGAGAAATCAACCGCGGAGAACTTGAAGGAGTGGAGCAATTGGGCCTTGAAGAAGGCTAAAGTCATCACACACTATGGATTCATTCCTCTAGTCATCATCATTGGCATGAACTCCGAGCCTAAGCCTCAGCTCTACCAGCTCCTAACTCCAGTCTGA